A window from Granulicella tundricola MP5ACTX9 encodes these proteins:
- a CDS encoding TrbI/VirB10 family protein: MSETPATVPSQPESNAPIKKGFPILLILVAIVLLVGIANVSHLVSGAKKPVAKSALTSSPATVNPQQVSSYQTMQATEIKRDAEDRQVLAANQAAALQAQSDLPGPEADSSAPMTAAQRQSIYGDSPNAPRHTSNASQGHAEAQQRELAHRKAQQDAINSDTVAIDFAHAGGTPAAVLGDREQATNTASGEDIGSAAERPARPATLQTVADTRNSAKGDPMAPYGFDAYQGQLYRVFEGTVLEGVVTNHIDGGFSGPILVMLTTDYYSHDHQRLLMPQGTRLIGTVQSVGSQGQRKMFVTFYRAVCPDGFSLEFDKYIGLDPIGTTGLASKVDNHYLSAFGAAAAIGGLGGLAQIGNSASVLDPSAQIRNDMSQQTAQEGEQILNHFLNRLPTITLKEGSRARVYIGRDILIPSYADHRVDPTL, encoded by the coding sequence TTCTGCTCATCCTCGTCGCGATTGTCCTGCTCGTCGGCATCGCCAATGTCTCTCACCTGGTTAGCGGAGCGAAGAAGCCAGTAGCGAAGAGTGCCCTGACGTCCAGCCCAGCCACCGTCAACCCGCAGCAGGTCAGCAGCTACCAGACCATGCAGGCGACCGAAATCAAGCGCGATGCGGAGGATCGCCAGGTACTTGCCGCCAACCAAGCAGCCGCTCTCCAGGCGCAGTCTGACCTTCCCGGCCCTGAAGCCGACAGCAGTGCGCCCATGACTGCCGCCCAACGACAGTCGATCTACGGAGACAGCCCCAACGCACCCCGCCACACGTCCAATGCGTCCCAGGGCCACGCTGAAGCCCAGCAGCGCGAGCTCGCGCACCGCAAGGCCCAGCAGGATGCCATCAACAGCGATACCGTAGCCATCGACTTCGCCCATGCCGGCGGAACTCCAGCCGCAGTCCTCGGCGATCGCGAGCAGGCGACAAATACGGCCAGCGGTGAAGACATAGGCAGCGCAGCGGAGCGGCCGGCACGTCCGGCCACACTCCAGACGGTTGCAGACACTCGCAACAGCGCGAAGGGCGATCCCATGGCACCGTATGGTTTCGACGCATACCAGGGCCAGCTTTACCGCGTGTTCGAGGGAACGGTTCTGGAGGGCGTCGTCACCAACCACATCGACGGTGGGTTCTCAGGACCCATCCTGGTGATGCTCACCACGGACTACTACTCCCACGATCACCAGCGCCTTCTCATGCCGCAGGGTACGCGGCTGATCGGCACAGTGCAGAGCGTCGGCAGCCAGGGGCAGCGGAAGATGTTCGTCACCTTTTACCGCGCCGTCTGTCCGGATGGGTTCTCACTGGAGTTCGACAAGTACATTGGCCTCGACCCCATCGGAACAACCGGCCTCGCCAGCAAGGTCGATAACCACTACCTCTCCGCCTTCGGCGCAGCGGCCGCGATCGGCGGACTAGGCGGATTGGCACAGATCGGCAACAGCGCCAGCGTTCTCGATCCGTCAGCCCAGATCCGCAACGACATGTCTCAGCAGACCGCACAAGAGGGCGAGCAGATCCTCAACCACTTCCTCAACCGGCTCCCCACCATCACCTTGAAGGAAGGATCTCGCGCCAGGGTCTACATCGGCCGAGACATCCTCATCCCGTCCTACGCCGACCATCGCGTAGATCCAACCCTCTAA
- a CDS encoding VirB8/TrbF family protein, with product MPTQLAPADTLTPADALLTDYVGNEIYAAHYSERRLSRFVIGTLSVILLFSFVLIHSLANRPVPNRYVRIDEMGRAQAIQYSDLSYSPREGEVRTYLTDWANYRYTVNRETVATKYPLNYYFLSAPIASRLMTEDNANHFASLVLSGQVEQSDDEVRNVTITSMTDETLSGVTIAKGTALIGVDRLYSPRNSREPRTEHWLLSVTYYLNPKQVSEQARIFPQFETINPLGLTITDFHENRVSVDPLVSASALPTFGAAAPRAAAGATR from the coding sequence ATGCCCACCCAACTCGCACCCGCTGACACCCTCACCCCCGCCGACGCGCTGCTGACGGATTACGTCGGCAATGAGATCTACGCTGCGCACTACTCAGAACGCCGGTTGAGCCGTTTTGTGATCGGAACGCTATCAGTCATCCTACTTTTTTCGTTCGTCTTGATTCACTCGCTAGCGAACCGGCCGGTGCCAAACCGCTACGTCCGGATCGACGAGATGGGCCGCGCCCAGGCGATTCAGTACAGCGACCTCAGCTATAGCCCCCGCGAAGGGGAAGTCCGGACCTACCTCACCGATTGGGCGAACTACCGCTACACCGTCAACCGCGAGACCGTTGCCACCAAGTACCCGCTCAACTACTACTTTCTTTCAGCTCCCATAGCCTCTCGCCTCATGACCGAGGACAACGCCAATCACTTTGCATCGCTCGTCCTGTCCGGCCAGGTGGAGCAGAGCGACGACGAGGTTCGCAACGTCACGATCACGTCCATGACCGACGAGACGCTCTCAGGCGTCACGATTGCGAAGGGGACGGCACTCATTGGCGTCGACCGGCTGTACTCCCCACGGAACTCCCGGGAGCCACGGACCGAGCACTGGCTCCTGTCGGTCACGTACTACCTGAACCCAAAGCAGGTAAGTGAGCAGGCCCGCATCTTCCCCCAGTTCGAGACGATCAACCCCCTGGGCCTGACCATCACCGACTTTCACGAGAACCGAGTCTCGGTTGATCCCCTCGTCTCCGCGAGTGCCCTGCCGACTTTCGGAGCTGCCGCACCTCGCGCCGCCGCAGGAGCCACACGTTGA
- a CDS encoding CpaF family protein: MSYDLILPFFPEELRTLLLDPSISDLMINGTTGVFADRGGMVERIELKTEYTNERLTAAIVRVARILGQDLTEQNPILNTRMPDGSRVAVVGPPASVNGPTLTIRKFNQWYSSDDLIRAGSLPAEVRDAVVSMIGAKKNGMIAGGTGSGKTTLLKSFLDHIPLTERLCIIEQPAELKIAHPNAVRWEAIEAIPGQVAVTPSELLAAALRHRPDRIIMGEIRNECGYDLLQAMNTGHGGTMSTIHAKSALDALSRLSNLALSAHPNLDHGFIRSETAEAIDFVLYCERDSRGRRRVRELITVDGYTYQTHSFNTTELYRAA; this comes from the coding sequence TTGAGCTACGACCTCATCCTGCCGTTCTTCCCCGAGGAGCTGCGGACGCTCCTGCTCGACCCGTCTATCTCGGACCTGATGATCAATGGGACGACTGGCGTCTTTGCCGACCGTGGCGGGATGGTGGAGCGGATCGAGCTTAAGACTGAGTACACCAACGAACGTCTCACCGCAGCCATCGTGCGGGTAGCGCGCATCCTCGGGCAGGACCTCACAGAGCAGAACCCCATCCTGAACACGCGTATGCCTGACGGTTCGCGTGTCGCCGTGGTGGGGCCGCCTGCGTCGGTGAACGGTCCCACCCTCACCATCCGCAAGTTCAACCAGTGGTACAGCTCGGACGATCTCATACGCGCTGGGAGTCTTCCCGCCGAGGTGCGAGACGCCGTTGTAAGCATGATCGGAGCGAAGAAGAACGGAATGATTGCGGGCGGAACTGGCTCGGGAAAGACAACTTTACTAAAAAGTTTCCTCGATCACATCCCACTCACTGAACGCCTGTGCATCATTGAGCAGCCCGCAGAGCTGAAGATCGCGCACCCCAACGCCGTGCGTTGGGAAGCAATCGAGGCGATCCCCGGGCAGGTCGCCGTGACGCCAAGCGAGTTGCTTGCCGCCGCTCTCCGCCATCGCCCGGACCGCATCATTATGGGCGAGATCCGCAACGAATGCGGGTACGACCTACTCCAGGCGATGAACACGGGCCATGGTGGAACGATGTCCACCATTCACGCAAAGTCGGCACTGGATGCACTCAGCCGCCTTTCCAACCTCGCACTCAGCGCACACCCCAACTTGGACCATGGCTTCATCCGGTCTGAGACGGCGGAGGCTATCGACTTCGTTCTCTATTGCGAACGGGACTCACGTGGCCGGCGTCGGGTGCGAGAGCTCATCACCGTCGATGGCTACACCTACCAGACACACAGCTTCAACACGACCGAACTCTACCGCGCAGCCTAA
- a CDS encoding plasmid mobilization protein: protein MNATEATKHLGIGERIRRSSGRAGRRTVASTKVTLQEHAELEAAAKQEGKVLSEWAREVLLEKARTGPTGTAVFTELIALRLLANNVLRSIALGKVMTEKEYAQVLSEVKNGKRITAAEILTQYRNQEGVQ from the coding sequence ATGAATGCTACAGAAGCAACGAAACACCTTGGGATCGGGGAGCGGATACGCCGTTCCAGCGGCCGCGCTGGACGCCGAACCGTTGCAAGCACCAAAGTCACCCTCCAAGAACATGCAGAGCTGGAGGCCGCAGCCAAGCAGGAAGGGAAGGTTCTCAGTGAATGGGCGCGTGAGGTGCTGCTGGAGAAGGCCCGAACCGGGCCAACCGGCACCGCTGTCTTTACGGAACTCATCGCGCTCCGCCTCCTCGCAAACAACGTCCTCCGTTCGATTGCTCTAGGAAAAGTGATGACGGAAAAGGAGTACGCCCAGGTGCTTTCCGAAGTGAAGAATGGCAAGCGCATTACCGCGGCCGAGATTCTCACCCAGTACCGCAACCAAGAAGGAGTTCAATAA
- a CDS encoding type IV secretion system DNA-binding domain-containing protein → MATQWGRRETAVWPPHMPIYTYLGVASALLCTLIFVWQNYSFWQTPLQQSYATEYLRAQISSQFELHGSYRLIYLSGNHRTRLAIPDDFENGVTTLPGGSSVPVVLSRTARAEGFEFFYRAPTLSYKDASLYSWFRSNVFKGKGILRMYAANLCEGVFVLFAILFYTVRLDMKRLKEMKYGRRLKGPVMHSTHSFNAAVKGDGIGIVTTDAAKSFRFPFRAATPATLRIPLTSEAQHIEIIGDTGSGKTTIILQMLQQIQLRGEAAIIYDPACEFVKRFYDARKDVILNPLDARCPYWGPSEELRSKAEAKAIAASLYQPTSDKKGEFFTETPQKIFAHLLTFGPTPQELIKWMSDPAEIDARVQGTELAAIIAPGAQQQRAGVLASLGLIADSLRMLPTKEQAKNRTWSATEWAEKREGWIFITSKAAEREALRPLHSLWIDLLVLRLLSAPTATQRPVWFVLDELASLQRLPQLHTAITENRKSKNPLILGLQGKAQLETIYGHLAEVMLSQPATKIFLKTTEPKASEWVSKAIGNVEIERMRETHVHGSREGKSFTIDRQTEPLVMDSEISGLADKHAFLKLGNNVARFAFTYCDMPEIAADFVPRAVLEDELAFDPLTLKKKYTPIPTPTYLPEEAVLTEDPEEEKEDPEIDEEIEPTDEAEPADVSAELRPESAPGLFPDAESSYLTGAEI, encoded by the coding sequence ATGGCGACTCAATGGGGCCGAAGAGAGACTGCGGTTTGGCCACCGCACATGCCGATCTACACCTACCTCGGAGTTGCATCAGCACTCCTCTGCACCCTGATCTTCGTTTGGCAAAACTACAGCTTTTGGCAAACTCCGCTACAGCAGTCCTACGCGACCGAGTATCTCCGCGCGCAGATCAGCTCTCAGTTCGAATTGCACGGCAGCTATCGGCTGATCTACCTTAGCGGCAATCACCGCACCCGGCTGGCAATACCTGATGATTTCGAAAACGGAGTCACCACACTGCCAGGAGGCAGCTCCGTCCCCGTCGTCCTTTCGCGTACAGCCAGGGCCGAGGGGTTTGAATTCTTCTATCGCGCACCCACCCTGAGCTACAAGGATGCCTCGCTCTATAGCTGGTTCAGAAGTAACGTCTTCAAGGGCAAGGGCATCTTGCGCATGTACGCAGCGAACCTCTGCGAAGGCGTCTTCGTTCTGTTTGCCATCCTCTTCTACACGGTTCGGCTCGACATGAAGCGGCTAAAAGAGATGAAGTACGGTCGCCGCTTGAAAGGTCCGGTCATGCACTCCACCCATAGCTTCAACGCGGCTGTAAAAGGTGACGGCATCGGGATCGTCACCACGGACGCCGCCAAGTCGTTCCGCTTTCCGTTCCGAGCCGCGACGCCGGCGACCCTGCGAATTCCTCTGACGAGCGAGGCACAGCACATCGAAATCATCGGGGACACCGGTTCGGGCAAAACGACGATCATCCTCCAAATGCTCCAGCAGATTCAACTGCGCGGAGAGGCTGCCATCATCTATGACCCAGCCTGCGAGTTCGTGAAACGGTTCTACGACGCCAGGAAAGACGTCATCCTGAATCCTTTGGACGCACGTTGCCCGTACTGGGGACCGTCCGAAGAGTTGCGGAGCAAGGCCGAGGCCAAGGCGATCGCGGCTTCCCTCTATCAGCCGACCAGCGATAAAAAGGGTGAGTTCTTTACCGAGACCCCGCAGAAGATCTTCGCCCACCTGCTCACCTTCGGCCCCACTCCCCAGGAGCTGATCAAGTGGATGTCCGATCCGGCCGAGATCGATGCCCGCGTGCAGGGAACCGAGCTTGCGGCAATCATTGCGCCTGGAGCTCAACAGCAGAGAGCAGGCGTTCTGGCCTCACTCGGGCTCATCGCGGACAGCCTCCGGATGCTTCCTACCAAAGAGCAGGCCAAGAACCGGACCTGGAGCGCGACTGAATGGGCTGAGAAACGCGAGGGTTGGATCTTCATCACGTCGAAGGCTGCGGAGCGTGAAGCCCTTCGCCCACTCCACTCCCTTTGGATCGACTTGCTGGTACTCCGCCTGCTGAGCGCGCCGACCGCGACCCAGCGGCCAGTCTGGTTTGTCCTAGACGAGCTCGCCAGTCTGCAGCGGCTTCCGCAGCTCCACACGGCCATCACTGAGAACCGCAAGTCAAAGAACCCGCTCATCCTCGGCCTGCAGGGCAAAGCACAGCTGGAGACGATCTATGGCCACCTGGCCGAGGTGATGCTCTCGCAGCCGGCGACAAAGATCTTCCTCAAGACGACAGAGCCCAAAGCCTCCGAATGGGTGTCGAAGGCCATCGGCAACGTTGAGATCGAACGGATGCGTGAGACTCACGTTCACGGCAGCAGAGAAGGGAAGAGCTTCACCATCGACCGCCAGACCGAGCCGCTGGTCATGGACTCCGAGATCTCCGGTCTCGCAGACAAGCACGCATTCCTCAAACTCGGAAACAACGTGGCTCGCTTTGCCTTCACCTATTGCGATATGCCGGAGATCGCCGCCGACTTCGTTCCTCGCGCCGTACTCGAGGACGAGCTTGCTTTCGATCCCCTTACGCTCAAGAAGAAGTACACCCCCATTCCCACCCCGACTTACCTTCCCGAGGAGGCAGTACTGACGGAAGATCCCGAAGAGGAAAAAGAAGATCCTGAAATTGACGAGGAGATTGAACCGACCGACGAAGCAGAGCCTGCGGACGTGTCCGCCGAGCTCAGACCCGAAAGCGCACCAGGTCTCTTTCCAGACGCCGAATCTTCGTACCTAACCGGCGCGGAGATCTAG